AACTAAATGACCACCAGATCCATTTTACGGGCGATGAAACCTTGCCACCAGAGTTTTTAGACCTCAATAGTCCTATCCAgttcttttttaaactttttcccAAAGAATTGATTGAAGAAATTGCCAATCAAACTAATCTGTATATTGTTCAGAAAGATCCGAGTATGGCTTTTCGTGTTACTGAAACTGATATACAACAATTTATCGGACTTGTATATATTATGTCGTTAGTACATCTTCCAAGGGTAACAAAGCATTGGAGTGGTAATTTAGGAACACCCCTGGTACAAAATACAATGCcagttaataaatttgaaaaaatcagGCGTTTCATACATTTCAATgataattcaaaaaatgttcCTCGCGATCATCCTAACCACGATCGAATTTTTAAGATTAGACCggtcgtaaaaaaattaaatgatatctGCCAAAATGTGCCATATGAAAAGTATCTTTGTATTGATGAGCAAATTTGCTCTACCAAAGCAAGACACAATTTGAAAAGATATAATCCTAAAAAGCCGAATAAATGGGGTTACAAAATCTATGTCCTAAGTGGTGTAAGTGGATTTGCATACAAATTTGAGCCGGAAACAGGAGCAGAAAATAAAGTTGAGTTTACTGAGCCTGATTTGGGTGCTGCATCAAATGTTGTTGTCAGACTTTCACGTGAAATAcctcgaaataaaaattaccgcTTATATTTCGACAATTATTTTACGTCTTTGTCACTCTTGGAATACCTGTCTAAACAAGGCATACTAAGTCTTGGTACCATCCGACGTAACCGAATACCAGACTGTAAACTGCCAACGGATAAAGAGATCTCAAAAAAAGAACGTGGCTACTCGGTGGAGTACGTTGGTAGCGTCGAAGGAACGGAGATATCCACAGTCGCCTGGAAAGACAATAAAGTTGTTACACTTGCATCAAGTTTTGTGGGTGAGCTACCCAAGTCACAAGTCACAAGGTACGACAAGGTGAATAAAAGATATATGACCATTGACTGCCCAAAGATAGTTGGGGAATATAATCGCCATATGGGCGGCGTCGATTTGATCGACAGCATAAAGGCCTATTCAAACCTGAGCGATATTCGCTGCCACTGTGGGTAGAGGTACATACCGCGCGGGTTTCGCTCAGGTATTTAGTATTAAGTACCGCGGCTAGAGCGACCTGAGCGATATTCGCTGCCGCTGTGGGTAGAGGTACATACCGCGCGGGTTTCGCTCAGGATTTGGTATCAAGTACCGCGGCTAGAGCGACCTGAGCGATATTCGCTGCCGCTGTGGGTAGAGGTACATACTGCGCGGGAGTAGCGGCATGCATATCGCCCCTCACTCCGCAAGCGGGGTTAACATGACAACAGTTACGCACGATATTCCTTAGCGAAAGGACGCGTTTGCAACATGGCGTCATCGAAACGAACGAATAACGATTCATTTATTGAGATGGTGAAGTGCAATCCAGTTTTGTATGATATGTCACTTAcggattataaaaatatatttatgaaaaataaaatatgggaTGAGATAGGAGAAAAATGTAACATAAGTGGTaagtttttatcttttattatattattatattatctttcaaTTCTGTACTAAATACGACTACCGCCATTAAAGAAGTTGACAAATTGTGTACGTACCCTATCGCCTGAAAGTTGCAAAGTTTCAAAATTTTGATATTCATTGTTCATTGCATTATTTTGTTGAGtagtaaaatacatattttgcaAGTACGGGGTATTGCAAGTTTTAGAGCGTAAATAATTATGGAGTACACATGTTgcttttatcacttttttagcTGAAGACACTTTTAGGTGCATGGGTTTGAAATATATTCGCCATTTTTGAGCCAGTAATCCAAATGCATTTTCAACAACGCGTCTAGCTCGGCATAGGCGCTTATTGTATTCTTCCTTTCTTCTATCAACCCTAGAAACTCTTTGATTGAATGGTTTCATTACATGTGCTTGCAATCGGAATGCCTCATCTCCTATTAACACATGAGGTGTGACGTCATTAGTTCTTGGCAATAGTTTAGGCCTTGGAACATTCATAGTCCCATTATTAAACCTCCTTCCCATGACAGAGTTTTCGAAAATTCCACCGTCGCTATTTTTTCCAAAACCTCCAACAtcgatacataaaaaattatagtgtgGTCCTACTATTGCCATAAGGACGACAGAAAATTTTTTGAGGTAGCAAAAATAATTGCTGCCTGAATTAGGCGGACAAACGATAGTGACATGTTTTCCATCAATACTGCCGAGGCAATTGGGGAATTGCCACATATTATAAAACTCTTCAGATGTTAAGTTCCACATTTCTTCTGTAGGAGGCTTCATGTATATGGGTTGTAATGTAGTCCAAATAACATCACAAACTTCATCAACAATTTCTGCGACAGTTGAGCAACCTACTCTATAACTGTTTGCAATACAGCGAAATGAATCTCCACTTGCTAAAAAtctgcaaaaaaaataatatttaataagcttTTTTACTCAAGGTAAGGCAAGGGCGTGGACCCGCCATCCATTGCCCCTTTCAGTCGATATTTCGCTGTTGATTCGATCGAATGAGGGGCAATGGACGGCGCACCGTTCGCGGTACCGTGGTGCGGCACGGCGTCGCGCCGTCCGCCGGTGGCGATGCCATACCGTTGCACGGCGAACGGCGCCGCTCCGTAGACATGGGTCCACGCCCTAagccatttttattaaaaatttggttTTTAAGATTCCTCAGTATTTATCACCTTACTAACCTAAACAAATTCAGGGTTTTAAACTGGTCTAAGTATAACTAATGAATAAAAGTAATTgaatagattataaataaactatattttttacaggCGATGAAGCCAAAATGAAATGGAAAAATCTACGGGACACTtatggtaaatatttaaaaactacaaaaaccaCTACAGGCCAAAGTGCGTTTAAATCTTACAGTCGTTACAGCAAATGGCAGTGGGCATCTTCAATGGAATTTTTAAAAGATCACATAGGATTTGCTCCAACTGATACTAATGTGGCAAGAGAAGAAGAAAGCGTATCTGATACCCAAAATATTACTGAACCCGAATCTTATAATGAAAATTCAACACAACGGTCAAGTTCAGTAGCATCATCCGAACGTTATACTTCACGTTCGGGTTCCAGGAAAAGGACTTCTGTTAACGAACATCCTGTTGATAAAGTGATTACGTACTTGAATACAAAATCAGATAAATTATCGTCGATTGAACATGTTATGCTTGGATATGCAAAAACAATAGACAGGTTTTCTGAGCGacgtaaaattataacaaaaatgaaaatagctCAAGTTATGATGGAAGCGGAATTGGAAGAAGAGCAAGAACGTAGTCTACAACGAGAAACAACACTGCGATCTTACTACACCACTGAGCCTAACACAAGCCAAAATGATCGTTGTATGTCTCAACAATCATGTTATTCTCGTAGTGAGCCTAACACAAGCCAAAATGATCGTTGTATGTCTCAACAATCATGTTATTCTCGTAGTGAGCCTAACACAAGCCAAAATGATCGTTGTATGTCTCAACAATCATGTTATTCTCGTAGTCCCCAGTCTACTAATGATTCTGAACTGCAGTCTGCTCTGCGTTGTATTCAAGATAATGCTCTATCACCTCTAGCACCTTCACTGACTGGAGAAGGTCTCGATTACGAACACGAAATAGATTACGATCAACAGAAACACTCAGAAATCTAATAAGAAGGTTTTAGGTTAAGATAAAAGTTgtgttaatattgtaaaaaatcaaAGTTCCTTCCTAGTTatctaaaataaagattttcgtcaattaatattcaaatttgTTTTCCTTACCTCAACGTTATTGCTAAGCGTTCTTCAGGGCATATGGGTTCTCGATATTTAGTGAATGATTTGCTGATAttttcctttattatatttaatatttcatcaaaGTTCTCAGTCGTCATTCTGAATGCATTAAAAAACCGATCTTCATCCAATCTTAATCTTGGATATAAAGTGTGGAATTCCCCATGAATTCGGTGTTGTCTATTGATGTCATGGATCCAAATTCTTTTCTTGACTGGTGAGTCAATTAAggctaataaaagtaaaacttcctCTTCATCACTATCCATCACTAAAATCAGATGCTCTGCAGAAATTACAACGTGACTGACGTGTATATTCTTTGGCGACTCAGAAATGACTAACTGGCGCAAATTTCTTACCTCTCTGAGCGAAACTCGACTACCGCGCGTTATTCTACCCACAAGGATAGCGAAATCCGTTTTCGTGTGAACAGTAATATTACCGCATATTCACTGGGTTTTCTCTGCCGCAGACGGTAGCGAATACCGCTTAGATCTGAACAGTAATATTACCGCATACCCACTGGGTTTTCTCTGCCGCAGACGGTAGCGAATACCGCTTAGGTCTGAACAGGCCTTAATGGgtcgatataaaataaaactacgaaGCAAAAGATGGCAGGTCCGGATGTTTTACCATTTTTTAGATCTTGTCATGTCCAATGCTTGGCTGTTATATAAAAGAGTACACAAAATAAAGAACCCACAAGACAATCTGTTATCGTCAGCAGATTTTCGCGAAGAGATCGCTACGGTGCTCTGCAAAATTGGGACAAAAGCAGTTGCAACAAGGAGAAATATTGAACCTGAAATCCAGGCAAAAAAACGTAAGGGTCCAGCCCAATATGTCCCTCCAACAGCTGTGCGACAGGACCAAATTGGGCACTGGCCTGTATGGGCCGAAAAAAGGATTCGCTGCAAGTATCCGAACTGTGTTGGCGTATCACAAACCATTTGTGAAAAGTGTGGCGTAGCATTGTGCTACAATAAGCAGAATAACTGCTTTAAAGCATTTCATACGTCCTAGAGTTACTgttcttacataattattacctaGGACGTAGAGGAACATTATGAGTCAATGTAACATATCTGTCACATTccctattttttaagttttttagcttttattaaaaaataattaaaaactaaaaaatacgtgtctttttatttattaagacgtACTAAAAAATCGACaatctaaattaatatttttcattgagTTATAAAGGgttaaaattccaaaaaaattaCTCCCGAACCGCCTCGTTTTACCTTTTGAAACGAGGTGCCCCCCACCACCCTCACGTTCTTAATTTTCAAGTTAACAGCTATTTGCAGAAATTGGTTTTTTTTCCGTCACTTCCGCTCCCCATTACTCCAAAACTTGCCCCCACACCCCCTCTTTTTTTTAACCCCAACAGGTGCTCTACCTCATAGAGCACACACACCAAAAATTCCACCCGATTCCTTCCACTAACTTCTCAACAATCCTACTTCTTGCCTCACAAGGGTCTCCGACGCCATTACCAACTAAGTTGGTAGGCCACGTGGCGCCTAAACGGTGCGTCGGAGAGCGTTTCTGAACGAATTTTCGCTCTGTGGGTCAGGAGCGATCTTTGGGGCAACC
Above is a window of Melitaea cinxia chromosome 19, ilMelCinx1.1, whole genome shotgun sequence DNA encoding:
- the LOC123662978 gene encoding uncharacterized protein LOC123662978 isoform X1; the encoded protein is MASSKRTNNDSFIEMVKCNPVLYDMSLTDYKNIFMKNKIWDEIGEKCNISGDEAKMKWKNLRDTYGKYLKTTKTTTGQSAFKSYSRYSKWQWASSMEFLKDHIGFAPTDTNVAREEESVSDTQNITEPESYNENSTQRSSSVASSERYTSRSGSRKRTSVNEHPVDKVITYLNTKSDKLSSIEHVMLGYAKTIDRFSERRKIITKMKIAQVMMEAELEEEQERSLQRETTLRSYYTTEPNTSQNDRCMSQQSCYSRSEPNTSQNDRCMSQQSCYSRSEPNTSQNDRCMSQQSCYSRSPQSTNDSELQSALRCIQDNALSPLAPSLTGEGLDYEHEIDYDQQKHSEI
- the LOC123662978 gene encoding uncharacterized protein LOC123662978 isoform X2, yielding MASSKRTNNDSFIEMVKCNPVLYDMSLTDYKNIFMKNKIWDEIGEKCNISGDEAKMKWKNLRDTYGKYLKTTKTTTGQSAFKSYSRYSKWQWASSMEFLKDHIGFAPTDTNVAREEESVSDTQNITEPESYNENSTQRSSSVASSERYTSRSGSRKRTSVNEHPVDKVITYLNTKSDKLSSIEHVMLGYAKTIDRFSERRKIITKMKIAQVMMEAELEEEQERSLQRETTLRSYYTTEPNTSQNDRCMSQQSCYSRSEPNTSQNDRCMSQQSCYSRSPQSTNDSELQSALRCIQDNALSPLAPSLTGEGLDYEHEIDYDQQKHSEI
- the LOC123662773 gene encoding piggyBac transposable element-derived protein 3-like is translated as MASRSLGEDEITQYLFDYEASEDGFDGDDDSVADPSFIPDLESPFEEGPFETVEGSSIDGIIENLEHDVSTSQHLDTTEPSLKPGPSVRRQSKPKLNVRWKKKNLELNDHQIHFTGDETLPPEFLDLNSPIQFFFKLFPKELIEEIANQTNLYIVQKDPSMAFRVTETDIQQFIGLVYIMSLVHLPRVTKHWSGNLGTPLVQNTMPVNKFEKIRRFIHFNDNSKNVPRDHPNHDRIFKIRPVVKKLNDICQNVPYEKYLCIDEQICSTKARHNLKRYNPKKPNKWGYKIYVLSGVSGFAYKFEPETGAENKVEFTEPDLGAASNVVVRLSREIPRNKNYRLYFDNYFTSLSLLEYLSKQGILSLGTIRRNRIPDCKLPTDKEISKKERGYSVEYVGSVEGTEISTVAWKDNKVVTLASSFVGELPKSQVTRYDKVNKRYMTIDCPKIVGEYNRHMGGVDLIDSIKAYSNLSDIRCHCG